The following are encoded in a window of Staphylococcus piscifermentans genomic DNA:
- a CDS encoding WYL domain-containing transcriptional regulator has product MDKSTRVLNIFTRLLNGETVRKSELSEFGNVSTKSIQRDVRIINDFFYESEYWNNRNTEIVYKKNGYELITHFNSLNSLALLGLMIKIKSLTPILHVDVYNLFKREIQNMRMEDRKVLYEMLNHFKKRNDMFPGQTLMLIEKAISQKNLVWMKFNGHIIEVKPLSTMYMHYDYWFTYEYDKTIYTKRVRLIENFKVSDHTFNEVKSKELVTVEIDQTKWELFRQQYTIVEELERTKDGKIIVRIACTELDAYYIAYQMAPLARILEPQKYIDSFIERLNQIKSCYE; this is encoded by the coding sequence ATGGATAAGTCAACAAGAGTCCTGAATATCTTCACACGCTTATTGAATGGAGAAACGGTCAGAAAGTCAGAGCTCTCTGAGTTTGGGAATGTGAGTACGAAGTCTATTCAAAGAGACGTTAGGATAATCAATGATTTTTTCTATGAAAGTGAGTATTGGAATAATAGAAACACTGAAATTGTTTATAAAAAGAACGGCTATGAATTAATCACGCATTTTAATAGTTTAAACAGCTTAGCGTTGCTAGGGCTTATGATTAAGATTAAAAGTTTAACGCCTATCTTGCATGTTGATGTATACAATTTATTCAAAAGAGAAATACAAAATATGCGTATGGAAGATAGAAAGGTTTTATATGAAATGCTAAATCATTTTAAAAAACGAAATGATATGTTTCCTGGACAAACATTAATGCTGATAGAAAAAGCGATTAGTCAGAAAAACTTAGTTTGGATGAAATTTAACGGCCATATTATAGAAGTAAAGCCATTATCGACGATGTACATGCACTACGATTATTGGTTTACATATGAATATGACAAAACGATTTACACTAAACGTGTACGCCTTATTGAAAATTTCAAAGTCTCCGATCATACTTTTAATGAAGTGAAAAGTAAAGAATTAGTGACCGTTGAAATTGATCAAACCAAATGGGAGTTATTTCGACAGCAATATACTATAGTTGAAGAATTAGAACGTACTAAGGATGGAAAAATAATTGTGAGGATTGCGTGTACAGAGCTAGATGCTTACTACATCGCATATCAGATGGCACCTTTGGCACGTATTTTAGAACCTCAAAAGTATATAGATAGCTTTATTGAGCGTCTTAATCAAATCAAAAGTTGCTACGAGTAA
- a CDS encoding MerR family transcriptional regulator, producing MICLEKYSIQEVSDMKDISKSKLRYYEKHGLLMNIERDAHNQRVYSQKDIEMVSLIQCFSLLSMPLKQIKQSVEKLSRDEAQIADILEAHLNVLKAEREIVDLRISAIEEKLSQTK from the coding sequence GTGATTTGTTTGGAAAAATATTCAATTCAAGAGGTGTCTGATATGAAAGACATCTCCAAAAGTAAATTGCGTTATTACGAGAAGCATGGATTGTTGATGAATATTGAGCGTGATGCACATAATCAACGTGTCTATTCTCAAAAAGATATTGAGATGGTCAGCTTGATCCAATGTTTCAGTTTGCTCAGTATGCCATTGAAACAAATTAAACAAAGTGTAGAGAAACTTTCTAGGGATGAAGCGCAGATTGCGGATATTTTAGAAGCCCACCTGAATGTATTGAAAGCAGAAAGAGAAATTGTCGATTTGCGTATTTCTGCGATTGAAGAGAAGCTATCTCAAACTAAATGA
- a CDS encoding nitroreductase family protein: MENFTDILNGRKSVKGFDPEYKIPKEEMDEILAQAAKAPSSVNMQPWRVAVVQSDEAKDKLRPYIQFNTNQNDTSSAMLVIFGDLQCYEYADFIYESAVENGMMPEEVKDQMLPLVKDGYQNLAREQMNDIVKIDSSLMAMQLMLVAKQHGYDTNPIGGFDADQIGEVLGYPLDRYVPVMIVAIGKKAKEPRDSFRMPTEKFVEYQ; encoded by the coding sequence ATGGAAAACTTTACTGATATTCTGAACGGTAGAAAATCTGTAAAAGGGTTTGACCCTGAATATAAAATTCCAAAAGAAGAAATGGATGAAATCTTAGCACAAGCGGCAAAAGCGCCTTCTTCAGTGAACATGCAGCCATGGAGAGTGGCGGTCGTTCAAAGTGATGAAGCTAAAGATAAACTAAGACCATATATCCAATTTAATACGAATCAAAATGATACATCTTCAGCAATGCTCGTTATCTTCGGCGACTTGCAATGTTATGAATATGCAGACTTCATTTATGAAAGCGCTGTGGAAAATGGCATGATGCCAGAAGAAGTGAAAGATCAAATGTTGCCATTAGTGAAAGATGGCTATCAAAATTTAGCACGTGAACAAATGAATGACATCGTAAAAATAGACAGCAGTTTAATGGCAATGCAATTAATGCTCGTTGCGAAACAACACGGATATGATACTAATCCGATAGGCGGGTTTGATGCGGATCAAATCGGCGAAGTCCTCGGTTATCCGTTAGACCGCTATGTACCTGTCATGATTGTCGCAATCGGCAAGAAAGCCAAAGAACCACGCGACTCCTTCAGAATGCCGACTGAAAAATTTGTAGAATATCAATAA
- a CDS encoding metallophosphoesterase yields MKIGTISDLHIDRPSDYTETEYAETLAQLTQDHQLDVLLIAGDISNDYRKSYQFVKAMQRLTYKEILFIPGNHDYWQVDDKTTHQIHEFFMQQPECLMGHPYIINDEWAIVGNSGWYDYTYASPEYTTERLERRRFKGATWQDKVHVDWGMSDIQVSHKAAALAKRDLQKAGDRKIILATHVVTTPSFRVPMPHRIFNYFNAFIGTSDFEPLYHQYNIQYSLMGHVHFRGETERAGIEFACVSLGYFREWRTKDIEREMSHALKVIEI; encoded by the coding sequence ATGAAAATAGGAACCATCTCAGATCTGCATATCGACCGTCCTTCCGATTACACAGAAACCGAATATGCAGAAACACTCGCACAATTGACCCAAGACCACCAGCTCGACGTCCTTCTTATAGCCGGCGATATCTCCAACGACTATCGCAAATCCTACCAATTCGTGAAAGCAATGCAGCGCCTGACCTACAAAGAAATACTTTTCATTCCAGGCAACCACGATTACTGGCAAGTAGACGATAAGACCACCCATCAAATACACGAATTTTTCATGCAACAGCCCGAGTGTCTGATGGGCCATCCCTACATCATTAACGATGAGTGGGCCATTGTCGGCAACAGCGGTTGGTACGACTACACCTATGCCAGTCCAGAATACACCACCGAACGACTAGAACGTCGCCGCTTCAAAGGCGCAACCTGGCAAGATAAAGTACACGTAGACTGGGGCATGAGCGATATCCAAGTGTCACATAAAGCTGCCGCCTTGGCGAAAAGAGACCTTCAGAAAGCAGGAGACCGAAAGATTATTCTCGCGACACACGTGGTCACTACCCCAAGTTTCCGAGTGCCTATGCCACATCGAATCTTTAATTATTTCAACGCATTTATAGGCACATCAGATTTTGAGCCGCTGTATCATCAATATAATATTCAATATAGTTTGATGGGACATGTACATTTCAGAGGAGAAACAGAAAGAGCCGGCATTGAATTTGCCTGTGTATCTTTAGGTTACTTTAGAGAATGGCGCACTAAAGATATTGAACGTGAAATGTCACATGCTTTGAAAGTAATTGAAATCTAA
- a CDS encoding M23 family metallopeptidase, with translation MNKLLTATIVGLGVSSVGFISHSADAAEQTQGTPQVEQQQQQTKGYSYGSYFTKDAQGNYHHTLDGNWNQSMFDNHEYQFTLTDSEGATHYFYFPQSALSQNYQQDDNNYSHNASNAEVHNEGYDVNETPSAQDKAQNPNDAEATTENTTSNNSADPQNNAATTQNTTNTQVNNQAQDASTYNQSNEQISNTQSQNATSSAQTPQTAQAPQINNAQDNAGGSSEGTTTQTPDTSDNGDGAKAQDASWLTKHPKLQEYGQYHGGGAHYGVDYGMPENTPVYSLTDGTVTQAGWSNYGGGNQVTIQEKNSDNYQWYMHMNKLNVQQGQNVNAGDQIGQSGSTGNSTAPHLHFQRMQGGVGNQYSVNPDSYINSKQ, from the coding sequence ATGAATAAATTATTGACGGCAACAATTGTAGGTTTAGGAGTGTCATCAGTAGGATTCATCAGTCACAGTGCAGATGCAGCGGAACAAACACAAGGAACACCGCAAGTTGAACAACAGCAACAACAAACTAAAGGTTATTCTTACGGTTCTTACTTCACTAAAGATGCACAAGGCAACTACCATCACACATTAGACGGCAATTGGAATCAATCAATGTTTGATAATCATGAATATCAATTTACATTAACTGATTCAGAAGGCGCAACACATTATTTCTACTTCCCTCAAAGTGCGCTCAGTCAAAATTACCAACAAGACGATAATAACTACTCTCACAATGCTTCAAATGCAGAAGTACATAATGAAGGTTACGATGTAAACGAAACACCTTCAGCGCAAGATAAAGCTCAGAATCCAAATGATGCAGAAGCAACAACAGAGAATACAACTTCAAACAATAGTGCTGATCCGCAAAACAATGCAGCAACGACTCAAAATACAACAAATACACAAGTAAACAATCAAGCACAAGATGCTTCAACATATAATCAATCAAATGAACAAATTTCAAATACACAATCACAAAACGCTACTTCAAGTGCGCAAACACCACAAACTGCACAAGCACCGCAAATAAATAATGCTCAAGACAATGCGGGCGGTTCAAGCGAAGGCACTACAACACAAACACCTGATACGAGTGATAACGGAGACGGCGCTAAAGCACAAGATGCAAGCTGGTTAACAAAACATCCTAAATTACAAGAATACGGACAATATCACGGTGGCGGTGCGCACTACGGTGTTGACTATGGTATGCCAGAAAACACACCCGTTTATTCATTAACAGACGGCACGGTTACACAAGCTGGCTGGAGCAACTATGGCGGCGGTAACCAAGTTACCATCCAAGAGAAAAACAGCGACAACTATCAATGGTATATGCACATGAACAAATTAAACGTGCAACAAGGCCAAAATGTAAATGCAGGTGACCAAATCGGTCAATCAGGCAGTACAGGTAATTCAACTGCACCACACTTACATTTCCAACGCATGCAAGGTGGAGTAGGCAACCAATACAGCGTTAACCCTGATAGTTACATCAATAGTAAACAATAA
- a CDS encoding class I SAM-dependent methyltransferase — MYIWDKKFDGKDYIYGKSPNAYIEEVFNRETADSERVLIIAEGEGRNAVYLAGLGYKVTTYDLSKVGIEKQVKLASEAGVKIDARYGDVTEANLVADNSFDYTINVFGHVLTEDKPGMFNNLVRPLVNHGHSYFEFYAKDQVNFGTGGPKDVNMLYDVDEIKDYLSDLPVKVHRLEKVEVERHEGSKHNGVGSVIQGHIEKVED; from the coding sequence ATGTATATTTGGGATAAAAAGTTTGATGGGAAGGATTATATTTATGGGAAATCTCCTAATGCGTATATTGAGGAGGTATTTAATCGCGAGACTGCTGATTCTGAGAGGGTGCTGATTATTGCTGAAGGTGAAGGCCGGAATGCGGTTTATTTAGCGGGTCTCGGTTATAAAGTGACGACGTACGATTTGTCGAAGGTCGGGATTGAGAAGCAAGTGAAGTTGGCAAGTGAAGCGGGTGTGAAGATTGATGCGCGTTATGGTGATGTGACTGAGGCCAATTTAGTGGCTGACAATTCATTTGATTATACTATTAATGTGTTTGGTCATGTGCTGACTGAGGACAAACCCGGCATGTTTAATAATTTGGTTCGTCCACTGGTTAATCATGGTCATAGTTATTTTGAATTCTATGCTAAAGATCAGGTGAATTTCGGTACGGGTGGCCCTAAAGATGTGAACATGTTGTACGATGTGGATGAAATTAAGGATTATTTATCTGATTTGCCGGTGAAGGTTCATCGTTTGGAAAAGGTGGAGGTTGAACGCCATGAGGGCAGCAAGCATAATGGTGTCGGCAGTGTGATTCAAGGTCATATTGAAAAAGTGGAAGATTAA
- a CDS encoding NAD-dependent succinate-semialdehyde dehydrogenase, giving the protein MVKLEVLNPATNDVIETLEYTDEATIHQQIENAQKAFESWREVDAHTRSQKLWAWSQLIDEHKEELAELITKEGGKPLKEALGEVDYARSYVDWYAEEAKRLYGRTIPANTTSKKIIIQSFPVGVVGAITPWNFPAAMITRKMAPALAAGCTIVCKPAVQTPLTTIRLVELAHEAGIPEDAIQYVIASGKDAGRIFTESSIIQKITFTGSTPVGKKLIEGAADSVKNVTMELGGLAPVIVHKDADIDFAVDQTIATKFRNAGQTCICANRIYVHEDIVSTYVEKLTQKVDALKVGNGLDKGVDVGPLINQKAVDKVVAQIKDAEAKGGKLSRSLEDIESLGGNFLKPVVISNVNQDMVIMHEETFGPVAPVMSYSELDDAIQYANDTEFGLAAYFFTNDYKTGFHLYNHLDYGVIGWNDGGPSAAHAPFGGMKESGYGREGGIEGIQPYLETKYLSIGNM; this is encoded by the coding sequence ATGGTAAAATTAGAAGTTTTGAACCCGGCAACGAATGATGTCATTGAAACTTTAGAGTACACAGATGAAGCAACGATTCATCAACAAATTGAAAATGCGCAGAAAGCCTTTGAGTCTTGGCGAGAAGTAGATGCACATACACGCTCGCAAAAGTTATGGGCTTGGTCTCAATTAATCGATGAACACAAAGAAGAATTAGCTGAATTGATTACCAAAGAAGGCGGCAAACCTTTGAAAGAAGCTTTAGGTGAAGTGGATTATGCGCGTTCATATGTAGACTGGTATGCAGAGGAAGCGAAGCGTCTCTATGGACGTACAATTCCGGCTAATACGACTTCTAAGAAGATTATTATTCAGTCATTTCCAGTTGGAGTAGTAGGTGCGATTACACCTTGGAACTTCCCAGCTGCAATGATTACACGTAAAATGGCCCCTGCCCTAGCTGCCGGCTGTACGATTGTGTGTAAACCTGCTGTGCAAACGCCATTAACGACGATTCGTTTAGTAGAACTTGCGCATGAAGCGGGCATTCCTGAAGATGCGATTCAATACGTCATTGCTTCTGGTAAAGACGCTGGCCGTATTTTCACAGAAAGCTCAATCATTCAAAAGATTACTTTTACAGGTTCTACTCCTGTCGGCAAAAAATTAATCGAAGGTGCTGCGGATTCAGTTAAAAATGTCACGATGGAATTAGGTGGACTGGCGCCTGTTATTGTTCATAAAGATGCTGATATTGACTTTGCAGTGGATCAGACAATTGCTACGAAGTTCAGAAACGCAGGTCAAACGTGTATTTGTGCTAACCGTATTTATGTGCATGAGGATATTGTATCGACTTACGTAGAAAAGTTAACTCAAAAAGTGGATGCTTTGAAAGTGGGTAATGGTCTGGATAAAGGCGTTGATGTAGGTCCTTTAATCAATCAAAAAGCAGTAGACAAAGTCGTCGCTCAAATTAAAGATGCTGAAGCTAAAGGCGGTAAACTTTCTCGTTCATTGGAAGATATTGAGTCATTAGGCGGTAATTTCTTGAAGCCTGTAGTGATTTCTAATGTTAATCAAGATATGGTAATCATGCATGAAGAAACGTTCGGCCCTGTGGCACCCGTGATGAGTTATTCTGAATTAGATGATGCGATTCAATATGCGAACGATACAGAATTTGGTTTAGCAGCTTACTTCTTCACAAATGATTATAAAACTGGCTTCCATCTCTATAATCATTTGGATTATGGTGTCATTGGCTGGAACGATGGAGGTCCTTCTGCTGCTCATGCTCCATTCGGCGGTATGAAAGAGAGCGGTTATGGCCGTGAAGGCGGTATTGAAGGTATTCAACCTTATTTAGAAACTAAATATTTATCTATCGGCAATATGTAA
- a CDS encoding APC family permease, with amino-acid sequence MKSHFNKSMSIMDVLFLAIGAMLGWGWVVLSGEWVSTAGFLGSIIAFLIGGLFVIFIGLTYAELASAFPETGGGFVFVKKAFKPGLAFISGWSVLFGYVSVITFEAVALPTVIDYVLPFKHSGFLWNIQGWDVYLTWVLIGSIGSVILTSLNYFGIKPAAITQTVFTVFIVAVGLLLVGGAGVNGNFHNLKPLFVDGFGGTMSILIMIPFLFVGFDVIPQIAEEVKAPSKKIGKILIISIIASVFFYLLIVFGVATGLTPKELKTSNLATADAMVNLFGSSGFGVLLVLGGVAGIITSWNAFIIGGSRILYAMAKNGMIPKWFAYIHPKYKTPTHGIIFLGILAFVAPLLGRPALVWIVDAGGIGVVIGYFLVALSFLKLRKTAPDLERPYKIKNGKVVGVIAIILSLSFIAIYLPGMPSSLLWPSEWLIVFVWYGSSIILCSKEEK; translated from the coding sequence ATGAAATCACATTTCAATAAATCCATGAGCATTATGGATGTTTTGTTTCTTGCCATCGGAGCCATGCTCGGTTGGGGATGGGTTGTATTATCAGGAGAATGGGTTTCAACAGCAGGATTTTTAGGGAGCATCATTGCATTTCTAATTGGTGGATTATTCGTTATCTTTATCGGTTTGACATATGCTGAATTAGCCTCAGCATTTCCAGAAACTGGCGGTGGCTTCGTCTTTGTTAAAAAAGCCTTTAAACCGGGTCTTGCCTTTATTTCTGGCTGGTCTGTTTTATTCGGTTATGTCTCAGTTATTACATTTGAAGCTGTGGCTCTGCCTACAGTAATTGATTACGTGCTTCCTTTCAAACACTCAGGATTTTTATGGAATATCCAGGGATGGGATGTTTATTTAACTTGGGTACTGATTGGATCCATCGGCAGTGTCATTTTAACATCACTTAACTATTTTGGTATTAAACCAGCTGCGATTACGCAGACAGTCTTTACAGTTTTTATTGTAGCAGTCGGCCTTCTGCTGGTTGGGGGCGCTGGTGTGAATGGAAACTTCCACAATTTGAAACCACTATTTGTTGATGGTTTCGGCGGTACAATGTCCATTCTCATTATGATTCCGTTCTTGTTCGTTGGTTTCGATGTTATTCCGCAAATTGCTGAAGAGGTAAAAGCCCCTTCTAAGAAAATCGGAAAAATATTGATTATTTCTATCATTGCATCTGTCTTTTTCTACTTATTAATCGTCTTCGGTGTAGCTACAGGCTTAACACCTAAAGAATTAAAAACAAGCAATTTAGCGACTGCTGATGCGATGGTTAACTTATTTGGAAGCAGCGGTTTCGGTGTACTACTCGTTCTCGGAGGAGTAGCTGGTATTATTACAAGTTGGAACGCTTTTATTATAGGTGGAAGCAGAATTTTATATGCTATGGCTAAGAACGGCATGATTCCTAAATGGTTCGCTTATATTCATCCAAAATATAAAACGCCTACTCATGGTATTATCTTCTTAGGAATACTAGCTTTCGTAGCACCATTATTAGGACGCCCTGCTTTAGTATGGATTGTAGATGCAGGGGGTATAGGTGTAGTAATTGGATATTTCCTAGTGGCATTATCATTCTTAAAACTAAGAAAAACGGCTCCAGATTTAGAACGCCCTTATAAAATTAAAAACGGCAAAGTTGTAGGAGTTATCGCAATTATTTTAAGTTTATCGTTCATAGCAATTTACTTGCCTGGCATGCCTTCATCATTATTATGGCCGTCTGAATGGCTGATCGTATTTGTATGGTATGGCAGCAGTATTATACTATGTTCAAAAGAGGAAAAATGA
- the gabT gene encoding 4-aminobutyrate--2-oxoglutarate transaminase translates to MTLQGNQTNKEMSNQTYGELRNRYVARGVGNGNLNVAKHAEGATVTDIEGNEYIDFAAAIGTLNVGHSHPKIVEHIKEKVEDFIHPGFNVIMYESYLQLAEKLAHLTPGDFDKKVILLNSGAEAVENAVKIARKYTGRTGVVSFVRGFHGRTNLTMSMTSKVRPYKLGFGPFAPDVYQAPYPNFSEKPDKLSDEEYVDYTIQQLRDFFISAVDPETVACIVMEPVQGEGGFIIPDQKFVEAVREICNEHNIVFVADEIQSGFARTGKTFAMEHFDVAPDLMTVSKSLAAGFPLSGVVGRAEIMDSANPGELGGTYCGNPIACEAALKVIEIIEEENLNEKAEHIGAVIQDRLEALSQKVDFIGDIRRLGAMVAMEIVDPETGAPDKAKTAEIVKQANANGLLLLSAGLKGNVIRFLTPLVITDEELNKGLEILENVSTNV, encoded by the coding sequence ATGACATTGCAAGGTAATCAAACAAATAAAGAAATGAGTAACCAAACTTATGGGGAATTAAGAAATCGTTATGTAGCACGAGGGGTTGGCAATGGCAATTTAAATGTAGCTAAACATGCTGAAGGTGCTACGGTTACTGATATTGAAGGCAATGAATATATTGATTTTGCTGCAGCAATCGGTACTTTGAATGTAGGTCACAGTCATCCTAAAATTGTAGAGCATATTAAAGAGAAGGTTGAAGATTTTATACATCCAGGATTTAATGTCATTATGTATGAAAGTTACTTGCAGTTAGCTGAAAAATTAGCACATCTGACACCGGGTGATTTTGATAAAAAAGTGATTTTACTCAACTCTGGGGCTGAAGCCGTTGAGAATGCGGTCAAAATTGCCAGAAAGTATACAGGCAGAACAGGCGTTGTATCCTTTGTACGCGGTTTCCATGGTCGTACTAACTTAACAATGTCTATGACAAGTAAAGTTCGTCCTTATAAATTAGGTTTCGGGCCTTTTGCACCTGATGTTTACCAAGCTCCTTATCCTAATTTTTCAGAAAAGCCCGACAAATTAAGCGATGAAGAATATGTAGATTATACAATTCAACAACTGCGAGATTTCTTTATTTCAGCTGTAGATCCTGAAACAGTAGCTTGTATCGTAATGGAACCTGTTCAAGGTGAAGGTGGATTTATTATTCCAGATCAGAAATTTGTAGAAGCTGTCAGAGAAATTTGTAATGAACACAATATCGTATTTGTAGCAGATGAAATCCAATCAGGATTTGCTCGTACTGGCAAAACATTTGCGATGGAACATTTTGATGTAGCACCTGACTTGATGACTGTTTCTAAATCACTTGCAGCCGGCTTCCCTCTTAGCGGAGTTGTAGGTCGTGCAGAAATTATGGATAGTGCTAATCCGGGAGAATTGGGCGGTACTTATTGCGGTAACCCTATTGCTTGTGAAGCAGCTTTAAAAGTAATTGAAATTATTGAAGAAGAAAATCTTAATGAAAAAGCAGAACATATCGGTGCTGTTATTCAAGATAGACTAGAAGCATTATCACAAAAAGTCGACTTTATAGGAGATATTAGACGTCTTGGCGCAATGGTTGCTATGGAAATCGTAGACCCTGAAACAGGAGCGCCTGATAAAGCGAAAACTGCAGAAATTGTAAAACAAGCGAATGCTAATGGGCTTCTGCTGCTCTCGGCTGGTCTTAAAGGCAATGTTATACGTTTCTTAACACCACTTGTTATTACAGACGAAGAACTGAATAAAGGATTGGAGATTTTAGAAAATGTAAGCACAAACGTTTAA
- the gabR gene encoding MocR-like transcriptional regulator GabR, whose amino-acid sequence MTDEQNYIYRKIYNQLKKDILDHKYKSHEKLLSKRSLAKEMNVSINSVKTAYEQLIAEGYIYTKERQGYFIESLNELIVEPNHQSDGKQFKEKVEEKSHFKYTLSHMSTNLSEFPIETWTKLQKQVFKESQALLSEVPYFKGPLQLRQSIAKLVSFKRGISCDTEQIIVGSGTNALILYLLKLFDQASLIGIENPGYTRMRHLIQQQNFEISHIPLDNKGASIQTIKKNNPHLMLTTPSHQFPIGTIMSISRRIELLNWATSLEHFIIEDDYDSEYKYGTDNIPSLFSLDKNNRVIYLGTFSKTLLPGLRISYMILPEQLVADFEAAFKDSVSEISTLNALTLSKFIDNGHYERYIRKMSHLYEHKRKKLVRILKTRLSKSVTIKNVKAGLHFVIYVDSPYTYEQVEARAEDYELELYTLNRFMQEDISQQFAQTIIIGFANVEDEKMHETVEVLDKVLFGSD is encoded by the coding sequence ATGACAGATGAGCAAAATTATATATATAGAAAAATTTACAATCAGTTGAAAAAAGATATTTTAGATCATAAATATAAAAGTCATGAAAAGCTTTTATCTAAAAGATCCTTAGCAAAAGAAATGAATGTCAGTATTAATAGCGTAAAAACAGCTTATGAACAGTTGATCGCGGAAGGTTATATTTATACGAAAGAAAGACAAGGTTATTTTATTGAATCTTTAAATGAATTAATTGTAGAACCCAATCATCAATCTGATGGAAAACAATTTAAAGAAAAAGTAGAGGAGAAGTCTCATTTCAAATATACTTTGTCGCATATGTCTACAAATTTATCAGAATTTCCGATTGAGACATGGACAAAATTACAAAAACAAGTATTCAAAGAGTCACAAGCACTCTTGTCAGAAGTACCTTACTTTAAAGGACCTTTGCAATTGAGACAGTCTATAGCTAAATTAGTTTCATTTAAACGTGGTATATCTTGTGATACAGAACAGATTATTGTTGGTTCAGGGACGAATGCACTGATTTTATACTTATTGAAATTATTCGATCAAGCCTCGTTAATCGGTATTGAAAATCCTGGTTATACGCGTATGCGACACCTTATTCAGCAGCAGAACTTTGAAATATCCCATATTCCTTTGGACAATAAGGGAGCTTCCATACAAACTATTAAAAAGAATAATCCTCATCTTATGTTAACAACACCTTCTCATCAGTTTCCTATTGGAACTATCATGTCTATTTCTAGAAGAATCGAATTACTCAACTGGGCAACCAGTTTAGAGCATTTTATTATTGAAGATGACTACGATAGCGAATATAAATATGGAACAGATAATATACCTTCTTTGTTTAGTTTAGATAAGAATAATAGGGTCATCTATTTAGGTACCTTTTCAAAAACACTTTTACCGGGGTTAAGAATTAGTTATATGATTTTACCAGAGCAATTAGTAGCAGATTTCGAGGCTGCATTTAAAGATTCAGTATCAGAAATCAGTACTTTAAATGCGTTAACATTATCTAAGTTTATTGATAATGGACATTATGAGAGATATATTCGGAAAATGAGCCATTTATATGAACATAAAAGAAAAAAACTCGTGCGCATACTGAAAACGAGATTAAGTAAAAGTGTCACTATTAAAAATGTAAAAGCAGGCTTACATTTTGTGATATACGTAGATTCACCTTACACATATGAACAAGTCGAGGCAAGAGCCGAAGATTATGAACTAGAATTGTACACGCTCAATCGTTTTATGCAAGAGGATATCTCTCAACAATTCGCTCAAACTATTATTATAGGTTTTGCGAATGTGGAAGATGAAAAAATGCATGAAACGGTGGAGGTATTAGATAAAGTATTGTTTGGAAGTGATTGA